The DNA sequence TGTCTTCTGACCGACTGATCTGACACAGCTGAAAGGCCTTCGTCTACGCAGAAACACGTCGTTTTATAGGTACAGCGTACCATAAATATAAATAGTACTGACTTTTGCACGTTGTCTCTTTCGACAGCGTGATCTTGGTGGCGGGCGCGAGAGTGAGAGAACCGCCCCTCGGGATGACGAGCTTTTTCAGCGTCACGTCGCCGTTGATGCGGACGTCAAAGTCGCGGGGCAACGGTTTTCCCTATGCGATTCGTTTGACGTACAGCAGGCGGTTAAATGGTGTAACGGCTACATTGTAAGTTTGAGGCGGCTTGATTTCCACCGTTTCGGCCGAGCACGGTGTTCGACCGAGGACCCAGTTGTTTGGATTGTTCCAAACGGACGTGCGAGTCCAGAACAACACGTCTCCGGTCGCTACGGCCgtcgaaaggagaagaacgaggaGGGAACTCGGCGACATTCTCGAATGGTACGGCACGCGACCTGACAAGTAAAAGCCCCCGTATCACACTTTGTCCTGTTCAGCAAGAGATGACAAAAGCGCAAACGTCTGTTTGGGCGAAGCCTAGCCTACGCAATCGGGagaccgtcttcgtcgaatttcccATCGGCAGCGTCGTAGAGTCCATCGGCATCGTTGGCATAGATTTTTGCATCGGCAGCGTCGTACGTTGGATTTTCGAAACCTCCGGTGCTGTCTTGGGCAGAATACGTCGGATTATGAGTTTCGACGCTTAGGGCGGCATCAGACGTGTCAAAGCGGTACGCGGCCACTCCGCTCCCCAACGATGCCGCATTCCGGTGTTTTTTATTCCTGCAAAAACGTTCGGCTTACTGTGATATTCGTGGAGCCTCTCCAGCTCCTTGTcctttttgctttttgtGATAAATTAGCAGAAAGCGAAAGGAGCTGGAGACAGGCTATTGACACTTTACCTCCAGTAGAATATAATGACTAGGGTAAGTGCCGCGAAAGCGAGCACTCCTGCAACCACGGCGACAATAATTGGCCATATGGGAAAGCTACTGCCTGTTTCAATTGACATTAGTCGGCGTGTGAGATATCTCTTATCGTTTGTTACCTGTACTCTGTCCAACGTTTCCTGCGCAAACCGAAATCTTCGGATCACACGGAGACGCTAATTGGCACATTGGTAGATAACAATCAAACGTGTACCGAATTTTTACGTACGTGATACCGACGGTGGCCCACTAGTAAACGGATCTGCGTAGGGATCACGTACAGTAAAGAATTTTGACAAACGCTTTTTGCTTACAGAAAGAGCAGTCACTTGTTGTGCAGACACATTTGTCCGGCTGATTTGCCTTACAGGTCGAATCTACCGCGAGGCTAGCAGACTCACCGGCATTGACAAAGTATCGATCTAATTGTTTGTTTAATTATATAAGCGTTTTCATTAAGCGTACGGATGATCGATCGTTTTCATACCGTATGAGGATATCTCCTGCACCGACTGTATTGCGCTTCCCATCCATTCGAGCTCCGCGACGGATATTTGCGATTTGAGGGAAATCCAGGAGTAAGCGTTTCCCTATAAAAATCTCTCGCATAGACTCTTTCCTCGCGTAAGCACGAGCCGTTTTACCGGTGGAAACACGACCTTGTCCGCGGCGCAAGGCGGTCGCGACGGCACGCTGCTGTCTTCCTTCCTCCAATTGTTCGCGCATTCCCACGGATGTGGCTGAACCCCCATGAAGGACGCGACCTAAACCCCAAGTTTATTCGCTAAAATCGTCGGTCCGGTCGGCTCGATCGAAAATCGTACGGCATTTGGTGCAGTTTCCAGTCCTAGTAGATCTGCCCCAACGAAAAAGATTTAAACGAACTAAACGCTTGCTTATAGGTAGTGTTTTTTCACCTTGGCACCGatctttctttgaaaattTAATGCTGACTCCTTTCCCTAGTTTCAACGTCGCTCCGGTTGGCAACCGAAGTCCTTTCAGCGTGACACTCACATCGGCTTTGACGACAAACTTTGCTCCCTATCagagagcgacgaatcgtGGCAAATAGCAAACCGATTGCTAGAGTCGATTGATACCTTCTGCTCGTCAGGCAATTGAAATCGAACGGTTTCGGGAGCGCATGGAAGCCGAGATGCGGCCCAGCTCTTTGCGTTTCCCCAATTGGAATTTGGTTGCCATGTCAGCACGTCAGCCGATGCCGTCGTGGCAAGCGCGAAGAGCAAGGTAAGCGTAAACATGACGACCCACTTCTCGAAGTACTGAATGACGCCCACCGAGAAGCAGCCAATGAACGAGCGACAGTAACGTGTGACGTTCACCCGACTAAAAATCCCACGCAGTGACGTACATACTCGTTCGAATAGAAAAAATCCATATACAGACTCTTTAGAAAAGATCTACAAATTGAGCTAATTTCAACGGCAATTCATCATAATAATCAAGtccggaatcgacgacggccgCAGCGGAAATATCCTGGAGACgtagacggcgacggcgccgcaACGCAGCGACAACTTCctcgttgccgccgtcgacggcataCGCGAGCGCAGTCCGACCGCAAACGTCGCGCGCTTCGGTGACGGcaccggcgtcgacgagcacgTCGATGACGCGTCGAACTCGATCGGCACCGCCGTTTTCCGCGCTACGACGCGAGTGTCGAAGCGCCGCGTGGAGCGGCGTTCGACGgcacgcgtcgacggcgttgacgacggcgccgcACGAGAGCAAAAACGCTACGACGTCCGGACACGGAAACGGATAGGCGCACTCGCAATATTCGAGCAGTTTCGTTGTCGACGGTTGAACGGCGAGATGAAGAAGAGTCTCCTCCGCGTCGTTCGCCGGacacgaagcgacgacggcgcaaCCGAGATCGTAGAGTCGTCGCCTGTCGTCGGGTGACGCCGCCTGACGTCCGTCACGTATGAATTGCATCCAAACGCCGGCTAGATGGAGAAAGATACGTCCGATTCGAAAGGCCTTTTCCGGTagacgagcgtcgacgcaTCGATCCAGTTCGACGCGCGTCATTTCGGCGATCTCGCGCACGTACGTGCCGCGCGCGTAGCTGTCGTGAACGAGCATGTGATTGAGCACTTCGCCGCAGGATCCGGCCGTGAGAAAGATGTTGTCGTGACCGGACTCGAAGCCGCGTATCTGGATGTCCAACGAGTAGGCCCACAGTTGCATGCAGCGCTGAAAGTCGCCGCGATCGGCGTACATTGCGCCGCGATGGCGCACGTAGTAGGCCGTGTCCGGATGGCTGATGCCGAGCACGCGTTCGCGTATGACCAACGCGAGCATCTCCAACATTTCGggatcggcggcgacggaggcgATTAACGAATCGCGGCATCGTATATCCTGCATGTTGAGATAGACGGGATTGGGtggaggcgacgacggcggcggcggcggcacgctGCTATCGCCACGCAATAGTATCGCTTCGATCCAACAATcgatcgccgccgaaacATTACGATTCTTGTCAACGTAGGCGGCGCCGAGGAGCTCCAACGCTTCCGCCTCTTGCGCTCGCGTAAACGACATTTGcttgtgacgtcgaaaatAGCTGACCATTTTCGCCTGAccgacggcggcagcggaCAGCATCGGACTCATGTCTCCCGATCCCGATTTCCATTGAGCGCCAGCACGAAGAAGAGCTTCGACGATGGGTATGCTGCcggcttcggcggcgtcgtgcAACGCCGTATTACCGCGCAGCTTGCTCTGCAGATTGACGTCGGCACCGCATCGTATGAGATACGAGACAATTTTCTCGCGCTGCTTATAGCAGGCAATCATCAGCGGCGTGTGTCCGTACTTGTTGGGCATGTTCACGTCGGAGCCGTGACTGCGGAGcactttgacgacgttcAGATGACCGTCGTAGCAGGCGGCGCGCAGCGGCGTCGAACCGGAACTCGTCCGATGCGTTATGTCGGCACCGGCTTTGATGAGACACTTGGCGATGTCGTAGTGACCGCAGGCGGCTGCCGTCCACAGGGCGGCGGCACCGTCGATGTCTTCTTTCGAAAACGATACCGAGCCCGTTTGTTCAATGTCGAGACCGGACGAGATGAGCGTCAGGAGGTAGGCGACCACTTTGGCGCTGTTGTGACGACAGGCGAGGACGAGGGGCGGGCAATTGTCGTACGGGTgattgagaattttttgcaGGTGCTCCTTTATGATTGGTCGACGGAGTTCGCTTTCGATTTCGCGCAccgcgtcgatttttgccGCTTCGTGTATGAGACGCGCCGAATGGGCGAGCTCCGCTTCGAGCACTTCCTGTCGGAGGTGAGCCATTGGCGATTGGAGTCgagggcggcggcgatgtAGAGGCGATTTACTTGTCGCCATACGATCCTTGCAAGACGGGGCCCCTCCTGTCTATCTTTCGAAGAAATCCAACGAAAGGTTGCCGCACTTCGCTGATACTTTGTTCTCAAAGACTTTCAGTGTGTACGAAGGAAAGCAGGGAAAAGAACGATCATGGTTAGCGCGCGCCTCACCCAAGAGCCATGAtcgctcttttcttcgttttgtcCTTCCACTTTTCGCTAGTCGGTGCTGTCTTCGATCCCTATCAAGACAACGCTCACTACGAAATTTTATGGCCGGGCTCTGTATCTAAGTCGTCACTGGCAAGTCATCGCGAATTGCGCTTTCTACAGGAAAGATTGCCTTTTTCAACAGCCGCAGGCCGGTTCATTTGTTGTAAAAACGGCCCAGAAGGAACGATATAGATGTTTTCTGCCCCGGGACGCTTCGAATGACGAGGTAGCCGAGAGAAAAGACAGGAGCGACTAGTCTAGATAAGAAACGATCTTGGACAGAATGACAACGCGGAGCAAGAATCAGACGCCGGCCCCGATCCGGAACTTTTGCTTCAGAGTCTGTACGATCAAAAGGAGTGCTCCTATAGGGTACGCATTCCTAGTACTGTAGAACACTTCATCATAATTGTTTCTTTCACAAAGCTCGAATCGTACTGGAATTACGAGCTGTGTCACGGCAACTACGTAAAACAGTATCACGATGATCCTGGACCGGACGGAGCGAAGGCAAGTTGATCGGCGTACTAGGATCCAATCACTGATGAAAAATGGATAGGGCAAAGGGTCGGTTAGGCGTAAGCAATACTATCTTGGATACCTAAAAAAGACGGAAGGTTTGTGTGATTGGAGAATTTCTGAGTTGTGTCGTTGAAtgaattgttttctctttaggtGTTCAACCTCTCGAGTCTCCTCCTGTAAAAGAGCAAAAGGTTCCTACCGTGAATCTGGAAGGAAAGGATTATCCGTATTTTGCTGTGAATTACGTTGACGGGACTCTTTGCGATTTGGACAACAAAGGGAGACGGACCAGAGTTCTCTACATATGTCATGAACAGGGTAGAAACGAGGTAACCGCTTGCCtgagttaattaattaatatgatGTTCACTATCTATATGAGTCTTTTCCTAGATTGTCTTGCTTCGCGAGACGTCAACGTGCGAATATGAAGCCATTGTTGAAACTCCAGTTCTGTGCCCGAATCCAGCTTACAGGCAATTGAAGCGGACTTCTGTTccttttttcatttcttcattCTTAGGCTGAATGAGGATCCGTTGCACCATATTCATTGTCATTCTTTGGGTGATTCACCTTCTTATCCTCGTCTCTATAGTGACCACGTTGCTCTTGGAATGTCCGCGGACGACGTAAGTGCCTAAAAATTAAGTTTGGGAGTTTCTGACGCGTTGGACGAAAGGGCTCTACCGATTTTGACGCACCTGTTCAGGCTTCTCCCTACGTTGAACCAGCACCAAGAGCTACACCAGATGCTGGGCCTATATTGAGGCAGTTCTTAGAAGGAACGTATTGTCTGAGAGGAGTGAGTTATCATTATAGCGATTAGTGTATGATTATGATTCATCTATAGGGACGTGGATGGTGGCACTATGAATTCTGCTATCAGCAACATGTCAAGCAATATCACGTGGTATGATTTGCAGTCGCGATTTGGCTTTGCTTCTAGGCGCAGCGATATTTGTCTTAGGCAAGAGACGGCCAAGTTGACGTTTTCTTAGGGTACTGGGATGAAGAAGTAAGCCCTTAGTTAGTATgacaaattgaaaacgaatTATATTAGACTCATACAAATTGGTTTCGCCAAAACATCAAGAAGAAACGAGCCTCTAAAAAGTAACTtagaatttttaattgatctttttcaatttaattaattacgtctAGCAACGTTGTGCATTACTACAGTGAAGGAGACGTGTGTGATCTAACAAAGAAACCTCGTAATGTTCAAGTCAGACTTCGGTTAGATCGAAGATGGTCCAT is a window from the Oscarella lobularis chromosome 10, ooOscLobu1.1, whole genome shotgun sequence genome containing:
- the LOC136191818 gene encoding uncharacterized protein, producing MFTLTLLFALATTASADVLTWQPNSNWGNAKSWAASRLPCAPETVRFQLPDEQKGAKFVVKADVSVTLKGLRLPTGATLKLGKGVSIKFSKKDRCQDLLGLETAPNAVASFMGVQPHPWECANNWRKEDSSVPSRPPCAADKVVFPPGNAYSWISLKSQISVAELEWMGSAIQSVQEISSYDRYFVNAGESASLAVDSTCKANQPDKCVCTTSDCSFYPFTSGPPSVSPSPCDPKISVCAGNVGQSTGSSFPIWPIIVAVVAGVLAFAALTLVIIFYWRNKKHRNAASLGSGVAAYRFDTSDAALSVETHNPTYSAQDSTGGFENPTYDAADAKIYANDADGLYDAADGKFDEDGLPIA
- the LOC136191814 gene encoding protein fem-1 homolog C-like; this encodes MATSKSPLHRRRPRLQSPMAHLRQEVLEAELAHSARLIHEAAKIDAVREIESELRRPIIKEHLQKILNHPYDNCPPLVLACRHNSAKVVAYLLTLISSGLDIEQTGSVSFSKEDIDGAAALWTAAACGHYDIAKCLIKAGADITHRTSSGSTPLRAACYDGHLNVVKVLRSHGSDVNMPNKYGHTPLMIACYKQREKIVSYLIRCGADVNLQSKLRGNTALHDAAEAGSIPIVEALLRAGAQWKSGSGDMSPMLSAAAVGQAKMVSYFRRHKQMSFTRAQEAEALELLGAAYVDKNRNVSAAIDCWIEAILLRGDSSVPPPPPSSPPPNPVYLNMQDIRCRDSLIASVAADPEMLEMLALVIRERVLGISHPDTAYYVRHRGAMYADRGDFQRCMQLWAYSLDIQIRGFESGHDNIFLTAGSCGEVLNHMLVHDSYARGTYVREIAEMTRVELDRCVDARLPEKAFRIGRIFLHLAGVWMQFIRDGRQAASPDDRRRLYDLGCAVVASCPANDAEETLLHLAVQPSTTKLLEYCECAYPFPCPDVVAFLLSCGAVVNAVDACRRTPLHAALRHSRRSAENGGADRVRRVIDVLVDAGAVTEARDVCGRTALAYAVDGGNEEVVAALRRRRRLRLQDISAAAVVDSGLDYYDELPLKLAQFVDLF
- the LOC136192197 gene encoding LOW QUALITY PROTEIN: endoplasmic reticulum lectin 1-like (The sequence of the model RefSeq protein was modified relative to this genomic sequence to represent the inferred CDS: substituted 1 base at 1 genomic stop codon) produces the protein MIALFFVLSFHFSLVGAVFDPYQDNAHYEILWPGSVSKSSLPQAGSFVVKTAQKERYRCFLPRDASNDENDNAEQESDAGPDPELLLQSLYDQKECSYRLESYWNYELCHGNYVKQYHDDPGPDGAKGKGSVRRKQYYLGYLKKTEGVQPLESPPVKEQKVPTVNLEGKDYPYFAVNYVDGTLCDLDNKGRRTRVLYICHEQGRNEIVLLRETSTCEYEAIVETPVLCPNPAYRLNEDPLHHIHCHSLGDSPSYPRLYSDHVALGMSADDGSTDFDAPVQASPYVEPAPRATPDAGPILRQFLEGTYCLRGGRGWWHYEFCYQQHVKQYHVARDGQVDVFLGYWDEETHTNWFRQNIKKKRASKNNVVHYYSEGDVCDLTKKPRNVQVRLRCIREGSMSQVSIYLEEPRPCEYILTVEATLLCSLVDSADEDGLFAVDXTANKNDLRILLLSCKSSPFPRAVWIEHANVIKIRMGEECSVLRPETIERHRIE